A single genomic interval of Desulfovibrio sp. harbors:
- a CDS encoding nitroreductase family protein — MIRSIRLGLAFCLSMASLALLPPASTSAVAADASARRMELPAPDKTGGVPLMQALAQRHSTKSGFNGAPLPAQQLSDLLWAAWGVNREDGRRTAPSAMNKQEVQVFAALENGVWRYEPGHSLTMVLEGDWRAKLGGGSLVLLYAAPTASRWSGMHVGSIYQNVGLFCASAGLGDFVHASNSSALDGTLPLPEGWGVLIVQSVGSLKK; from the coding sequence ATGATCCGCAGTATTCGACTTGGTCTTGCTTTTTGTCTGTCAATGGCCTCTCTGGCCTTGCTTCCCCCGGCTTCCACCAGCGCAGTTGCGGCGGACGCCTCCGCCCGGCGCATGGAACTGCCCGCTCCGGATAAAACCGGCGGCGTGCCGCTTATGCAGGCTCTGGCCCAACGCCATTCAACCAAGAGCGGGTTCAACGGCGCGCCGCTTCCGGCGCAACAGTTGAGCGATCTGCTCTGGGCTGCCTGGGGCGTCAACCGCGAAGACGGACGCCGCACCGCGCCTTCAGCCATGAACAAGCAGGAAGTGCAGGTTTTTGCGGCCCTGGAAAATGGCGTATGGCGGTATGAACCCGGGCACAGCCTGACCATGGTGCTGGAGGGCGACTGGCGCGCCAAACTTGGCGGCGGCTCGCTGGTCTTGCTGTATGCGGCTCCCACGGCAAGCAGATGGTCGGGCATGCATGTGGGCTCCATATATCAGAATGTGGGGCTGTTCTGCGCATCGGCGGGGCTGGGCGACTTTGTGCATGCCTCGAATTCCTCGGCGCTGGACGGCACGCTGCCGCTGCCCGAGGGCTGGGGCGTGCTTATAGTCCAGAGCGTTGGCTCCCTCAAAAAATAG